The DNA region TTACATCGACGGCGAGCTCAAGGCAGAGGACCGAGAAGCCGTCGAGGGGCACCTTCGCGGGTGCCGTGTGTGCGAACGTTTCGGAGGACGCATCGGCAGCGTCGTGAAGGACCTCCGCGAAGCGCTTCACGAGAGCGAGCCTTTGAGCGAGCCCTTGATGAAGCAGCTCAGCACGCGACTCGATGGGACCGATGGATGAGGGGCGACGCCACGGCGGCGCCC from Myxococcales bacterium includes:
- a CDS encoding zf-HC2 domain-containing protein; translation: MTTERIVNGLSCGEVLERLGDYIDGELKAEDREAVEGHLRGCRVCERFGGRIGSVVKDLREALHESEPLSEPLMKQLSTRLDGTDG